A single region of the Mechercharimyces sp. CAU 1602 genome encodes:
- a CDS encoding DNA polymerase III subunit alpha — translation MGSFVHLHVHTEYSLLDGAARIEELVKKAKSLGMNALAMTDHGVLHGAIPFYRACCAHGIKPIIGCEVYVAAGDHREKSQERGKDIYHLLLLATNLQGYRNLMKLTSYAHLDGFHYKPRVDKKLLRRFHQGLIATSSCLAGEIPRAILADQTAEAQRLTREYQDIFGEDHFYFELQDHQLAEQQKVNRKLIDWSRAWGVPLIATNDVHYLEQGDSDVHDCLLCIGTGRKLQESNRLRFPSDQFYLKSEEEMKSLFRHVPEAITNTERIAKRCVLEIPLKEKLLPRFPVPAGESARSYLKKMCEEGVIERYGEVTAEVHERLEYELAVIDQMGFSDYFLIVWDLIRFAHQQKIATGPGRGSAAGSLVAYVLYITDIDPLRYDLLFERFLNPERISMPDIDIDFNDERRDEVIRYVKEKYGGERVAQIITFGTMAARAAVRDVGRVLGIPYHEVDQVAKLIPARPGITLAKAFQLEPKLERICDENASIAGLMRKVRRVEGLPRHVSTHAAGVVMSETPLTEHVPLMEGSDGIPLTQYPMGDLEDIGLLKMDFLGLRNLTVIERTMELMEADGVDTTGWEEDPEFKDPATYRLLTRADTTGVFQMESMGMRRVLKELRPSEFEDIIAVLALYRPGPMEQIPRFIRAKHGKEKVSYPHPDLRSILSSTYGIIVYQEQIMRIAAQMAGYRLGEADILRRAVSKKKRAELHEGRITFVKGCRAQGYDEQVAHEVYDLIVRFADYGFNRSHSAAYAVLAYRTAYLKANYPLYFMAALLTSVVGNHSKMAEYIEEARRMGIEVLLPDVNESGRNFAVQQGRIRFGLAAIKHVGLHAIDSIIHERKDRPYRDLFDLCARIHLRVVNRRVLEALIQAGALDSLSGHRAQQLAMLDEALENGAGMKKGSRDQMSLFDQSVLPSVPQKYTYEGITPYSEQEKLQAEREMLGLYISAHPLDAVESQLRQVSTHTLKEALEEKEGKQVRVGGLLTQVKTITTKRGEKMAFATVEDKVHSIEVILFPKVYQEVQLLLKEEDPVCVYGSVQVDEKGIRLIAKQLLKVEQTSAIQERKRNGDGSVTKVYLLITDENEKSLFQLKQVLQRHRGEVPVFLYYQQSQKLLALPLTKYGISPTDACREEIQSILGTRAVRFT, via the coding sequence AACGTGGGAAAGATATTTATCATTTGCTTTTACTGGCCACCAATCTACAAGGATATCGGAATTTAATGAAGCTCACATCTTATGCTCATCTCGATGGTTTTCATTATAAGCCGCGCGTTGATAAGAAGCTGTTGCGTCGCTTTCATCAAGGGCTAATCGCAACGAGTTCCTGCTTAGCAGGAGAGATTCCAAGAGCGATTCTGGCTGATCAAACGGCGGAGGCACAGCGACTAACGAGGGAGTATCAAGATATCTTTGGAGAAGATCACTTTTACTTTGAGTTACAAGATCATCAACTTGCAGAACAGCAAAAAGTGAATCGTAAATTGATTGATTGGTCACGAGCATGGGGAGTTCCGTTAATAGCTACGAACGATGTTCATTACCTTGAACAAGGTGATAGTGATGTACACGATTGCCTGCTCTGCATTGGAACAGGTCGTAAACTTCAAGAGTCGAATCGTTTGCGGTTTCCCTCAGATCAATTTTATCTCAAGTCGGAAGAGGAGATGAAATCACTTTTTCGTCATGTTCCAGAAGCGATCACCAATACTGAAAGAATCGCGAAACGGTGTGTACTGGAGATTCCTCTGAAAGAGAAATTGCTTCCTCGCTTTCCCGTGCCTGCAGGCGAGTCTGCTCGCTCGTATTTAAAAAAGATGTGTGAAGAGGGTGTGATCGAGCGCTATGGAGAAGTGACAGCGGAAGTACATGAGCGCTTAGAGTATGAGCTAGCCGTGATAGATCAGATGGGGTTTAGTGACTATTTTCTCATTGTGTGGGATCTCATTCGTTTCGCTCATCAACAGAAGATCGCGACTGGACCGGGACGGGGTTCGGCAGCGGGAAGTCTTGTTGCCTATGTTCTCTATATCACAGATATTGATCCGCTCCGTTATGATTTGCTATTTGAACGTTTTCTTAATCCTGAGCGGATCAGCATGCCAGATATTGATATTGATTTTAATGATGAACGGCGTGACGAAGTGATTAGGTATGTAAAGGAAAAGTATGGTGGGGAACGGGTGGCACAAATTATCACTTTTGGAACGATGGCAGCTCGTGCCGCTGTTCGTGATGTGGGGCGTGTATTGGGTATTCCGTACCACGAAGTGGATCAGGTGGCAAAATTGATTCCTGCTAGGCCAGGCATAACACTTGCAAAAGCGTTCCAATTAGAACCAAAGTTAGAGAGAATTTGTGATGAGAATGCCTCTATAGCAGGACTTATGCGTAAAGTACGCCGCGTAGAAGGATTGCCTCGACATGTTTCTACACATGCAGCGGGTGTGGTTATGTCGGAAACGCCGTTGACAGAACATGTGCCTTTGATGGAAGGAAGCGATGGGATTCCGCTGACACAGTATCCGATGGGGGATCTGGAAGATATCGGTCTATTAAAGATGGATTTTTTAGGGTTGCGTAATTTAACTGTGATTGAACGCACCATGGAGTTAATGGAGGCAGATGGAGTAGATACAACCGGTTGGGAGGAAGATCCTGAATTTAAGGATCCAGCGACTTACCGTCTATTGACACGTGCTGATACCACGGGAGTATTTCAGATGGAATCGATGGGGATGAGGCGGGTGTTAAAGGAGCTGCGCCCATCGGAATTTGAGGATATTATTGCTGTGTTAGCACTATATCGGCCCGGTCCCATGGAGCAAATCCCTCGCTTTATTCGTGCTAAACATGGGAAAGAAAAAGTGAGTTATCCTCATCCGGACTTACGATCCATTCTTAGCAGCACCTATGGCATCATCGTGTATCAAGAGCAAATCATGAGGATTGCTGCGCAGATGGCTGGCTATCGCTTAGGGGAAGCAGACATCTTACGAAGAGCTGTCTCAAAAAAGAAGAGAGCGGAATTGCATGAGGGACGGATTACGTTTGTAAAAGGGTGCCGAGCGCAAGGATATGATGAGCAAGTAGCACATGAGGTATATGATCTGATCGTTCGCTTTGCTGATTATGGTTTTAATCGTAGTCACTCTGCCGCATATGCGGTATTGGCATATCGTACCGCCTATTTGAAAGCAAACTATCCGCTCTACTTTATGGCAGCACTGCTAACTTCAGTGGTGGGGAATCATAGCAAGATGGCGGAGTACATTGAGGAAGCTCGTCGGATGGGGATTGAAGTGTTACTGCCAGATGTAAATGAGAGTGGACGTAATTTTGCTGTGCAACAAGGACGAATTCGCTTTGGTCTAGCAGCCATTAAACATGTGGGTTTACACGCAATTGATTCGATTATACACGAACGAAAAGATCGCCCTTACCGTGATCTGTTTGACTTATGCGCGCGAATTCATTTACGGGTGGTAAACCGGAGGGTGTTGGAGGCTTTGATTCAAGCGGGTGCACTTGATTCCCTTTCTGGACATCGGGCTCAACAACTAGCAATGCTAGATGAAGCGTTAGAAAATGGAGCAGGAATGAAAAAGGGATCCCGGGATCAGATGAGTTTATTTGATCAATCGGTCCTTCCATCAGTTCCTCAGAAATATACGTATGAAGGGATTACTCCATATTCCGAGCAGGAGAAGTTACAGGCAGAGCGAGAAATGTTAGGGTTATATATATCTGCACATCCATTGGATGCGGTAGAATCTCAATTGCGTCAAGTGTCAACTCATACTCTTAAAGAAGCGTTAGAGGAGAAAGAGGGAAAGCAAGTTCGTGTAGGTGGCTTGCTGACACAGGTGAAAACGATCACGACCAAACGAGGGGAAAAAATGGCTTTTGCTACGGTAGAAGATAAAGTGCACAGTATCGAAGTAATCTTGTTTCCGAAGGTGTATCAAGAGGTGCAACTTCTGTTAAAAGAAGAAGACCCTGTATGTGTATATGGGAGTGTGCAAGTCGATGAGAAGGGTATACGTTTGATAGCAAAACAATTGCTGAAGGTGGAACAGACCTCCGCGATACAGGAAAGGAAGAGGAACGGAGACGGATCCGTAACAAAAGTATACTTGTTAATAACGGACGAGAATGAGAAGAGCCTCTTTCAACTTAAACAAGTATTGCAACGCCATCGAGGCGAGGTACCTGTCTTTCTCTACTACCAGCAGTCACAAAAACTGTTAGCCTTACCCCTTACCAAATATGGAATTTCTCCTACAGAC